In Parageobacillus sp. KH3-4, the genomic window TCGTACGGCAGAAGAAGCAAATGCGTTTTTATATCCGCTGAAACAGCCGTTTCATGATCCGTTTTTGCTAGATGGAATGGAGCGGGCGATCGAGCGGATTCAACAGGCGATACAGGATGGGGAGCGTATTTTAGTATATGGTGATTATGATGCAGACGGTGTAAGCAGCACGACGGTAATGGTCAGCGCTTTGAAGGAAGCTGGCGCTATTGTTGATTTTTATATCCCCAACCGCTTTACCGAAGGATACGGTCCGAATGAAAAAGCGTTTCGTTGGGCAAAGGAGCAAGGGTTTTCTTTGATTATTACGGTCGATAACGGCATTGCCGCGGTGAAGGAAATAGCGCTTGCCAATGAGCTTGGAATGGATGTCATTATTACAGACCATCATGAAACGGGGCCGGCGTTGCCGGAAGCGTATGAAATTATTCATCCGAAAAAGCCTGGAAGTACATATCCGTTTCGGGAATTAGCCGGGGTAGGAGTGGCGTTTAAAGTTGCGCATGCACTGCTCGGGGATGTGCCGCGCCATTTATTGGATGTCGTCGCACTTGGAACAATCGCCGATCTCGTTCCCCTTACTGGCGAAAATCGAATATTGGTGGCGCAAGGGCTTGAGCAGTTGCGAAATGTAAAACGTATTGGATTGCGTACGTTGTGTAAACAATGTGGAATAGACGCAGAAAAAATCGACGAGCAGACGGTGGGGTTTGTCATTGCGCCGCGGATGAACGCGGTCGGGCGATTGGGGGAAGCCGATCCTGCCGTAAGATTGCTAATGACGGAGGACGAAGAGGAAGCAAAAAGGCTTGCGAAAGAAATGGATGATTTAAATAGGGAGCGGCAGCAGCTTGTCGCGGAAATAGCGGAAGAAGCGGCGCAAATGATACGGGAACAATTTCCGCCATCCGAGAATAAAGTGCTTGTGGTGGCAAAAGAAGGATGGAACCCTGGAGTCATCGGCATTGTCGCATCCCGGCTGGTCGAACAGTTTTACCGCCCGACGATCGTGTTAAGCGTTGATGCAGAAAAAGGCATCGCGAAAGGCTCGGCGCGAAGCATTCACGGGTTTGACATATTTTCTAGCTTATCGGCATGCCGCGATATTTTGCCGCATTTTGGCGGCCATCCGATGGCGGCGGGAATGACGCTGTCTCTTGAGGACGTTGACGAATTGCGCCAGCGTCTTAACGCGCTCGCCGACGATATGTTGACAGAAGATGATTTTACGCCAATTACGTCGATTGACGCGGTTTGTTCCGTATCTGATTTAACGATGGAGGTAGCCGAACAGCTTGAAAAATTTGCTCCGTTTGGCGTCGGTAATGCAAAGCCTCTTTTTTTAATGGAAAATGTGTCAGTGGAAACGATACGCCGCGTCGGCGCTGATCAATCGCATTTAAAGGCCGTTTTTGCGCAAAATGGCGCTGCGATTGATAGCGTTGGTTTCGGCTTCGGGTATTTGCGCGATGAAATCGCTCCAGATGCGAAAGTATCGGTTGTTGGCGAGTTAGTTATTAATGAGTGGAATCATCTTCGCAAGCCGCAGTTGATGATTTATGATATGGCGGTGCATGAATGCCAGCTGTTTGATATTCGCGGTATGCGCGATGTAAGACCGCTGATTGCGGCGCTTCCGCCAGATAAGCGGATGCTCATTATGTTTCGCGAAGATACGGCGGATGCGTTAGGGATCGAAACATATAAAGAAGAAATTTGTTACGCCGCTTCAGTGGAAGAAGCATCGCAGCTTTGTTTAGATGGCCGCTACGTTGTCCTGCTGGATATGCCTCCGTCTTTGGAAATCATAAAAATGTTGTTACGTTCTAGTTTACCTGCGCGCATTTATGCGTTATTCTATCAAAGGGAGACTCATTTTTTCCGCACGTTGCCGACGCGTGAACATTTTAAATGGTTTTACGCGTTTTTGCGGAAACAGGGCATGTTTAATTTGGCGAAGTACGGCGGAGAGTTGGCGCGTGCGCGTGGATGGACGGAAGAAACCATCTGGTTTATGGCGAAAGTGTTTCTTGAACTGGAATTTATTACGCAACGGGATGGCATCGTGTCGCTTGTTCCTCAGCCAGCTAAACGAGATTTAAGCGAATCACCGACTTATCGCTTGAAACAAGCTCAGTATGAGCTGGAAAGTCTTTTTTTGTATTCAACATATGAACAATTAAAGCGTTGTCTTTTTGAAATGAAAGGTTCGCAAACATATGAGGAGGCAAATGCATAATGGATTTGAAACAATATGTGACAATTGTTCCTGACTTCCCTAAACCGGGGATTATGTTTAAAGATATTACCACATTGATGGATAAAGGCGAAGTGTATAAATATGCAACAGACCAAATTGTTCAATACGCGCGCGAAAAGAAAATCGATATTGTTGTCGGTCCGGAAGCGCGAGGCTTTATTATTGGCTGCCCTGTTGCGTATGCGCTTGGGGTTGGGTTTGCCCCGGTGCGCAAGGAAGGAAAGCTTCCGCGTGAAGTCGTTCGTGTCGAATACGGGCTTGAATATGGGAAAGACGTATTGACGATGCATAAAGATGCGATTAAGCCAGGACAACGGGTATTAATTACAGACGATTTATTGGCGACAGGCGGAACAATTCGCGCGACGATTCAGCTTGTCGAACAGCTTGGCGGCGTCGTCGCCGGCATTGCCTTTTTGATCGAGCTTACTGAGCTGGGAGGGCGCAAAAAATTAGAAGGTTACGATATTTTAACGCTTATGCAATTCTAACCATCGACATGATGAGATTATTTCGTTACAATTAAGAAATAAAAAGGGCACTCCAGAGAGTGCTCTTTCTTATTAACTTATCGGTTGTTTTGCAGTTCAACGAGGCGCGTTGCATAACTCTTTACATGAAAAAAATTTTTCATGATAATAGTAATCAATATATGATTTTTATTATACGCAAAGGTGATTTGATCCTATGGCCAACGAACAGGTGTTAACAGCGGAACAAGTCTTTGAGCAGGCAAGCCGTTATTTGTCGGAAAAGGATGTCGAATTTATTAAGAAGGCGTATGAATTTGCCGACCGCGCTCATCGCGATCAATATCGCAAATCTGGGGAGCCGTATATTATTCATCCGATTCAAGTCGCCGGCATTTTAGTCGATTTAAAAATGGATCCCGCCACGATCGCGGCCGGATTTTTGCACGATGTTGTTGAAGACACGGAAGCGACGAAGGGAGATTTGGAACGGGAATTCGGCAGTGAAGTGGCGATGCTCGTTGATGGCGTGACGAAGCTAGGGAAAATTAAATATAAATCTCAAGAAGAGCAGCAAGCGGAAAACCACCGGAAAATGTTTTTGGCAATGGCGCAAGATATTCGCGTCATTTTAATTAAATTAGCGGACCGCCTTCATAATATGCGGACGTTGAAACATTTGCCGATTGAAAAGCAGCGGAGAATCGCCAATGAGACGTTGGAGATTTTTGCGCCATTGGCGCACCGCCTTGGAATTTCAAAAATTAAATGGGAACTGGAAGACACCGCCCTTCGCTACTTAAATCCGCAGCAATATTATCGCATTGTTAACTTGATGAAGAAGAAGCGGGCCGAACGGGAACAATATTTGGAAGAAGTCATTCAAGAAGTGCGCGAACGGTTGAACGAAGTCTCTATTCCATGCGAAATTTACGGAAGACCGAAACATATTTACAGCATCTATCGCAAAATGGTCATGCAAAACAAGCAGTTTAACGAAATTTACGATTTGCTTGCCGTCCGCATTATCGTGAACAGCATTAAAGACTGTTACGCCGTGTTAGGCATTATTCATACATGTTGGAAGCCGATGCCGGGGCGTTTCAAAGATTACATCGCGATGCCGAAACCGAATATGTATCAATCGCTGCACACGACGGTAATCGGCCCGAAAGGCGAGCCGCTGGAAGTGCAAATCCGCACGTTTGAAATGCATCAAATCGCTGAATTTGGCATTGCCGCTCACTGGGCCTATAAAGAAGGAAAGACAATTAAGCCAAATTCGTTTGAAGAAAAATTATCGTGGTTCCGGGAAATTTTGGAATGGCAAAATGACGCGAGCAATGCGGAAGAATTTATGGAATCATTAAAGATGGATTTATTCTCCGATATGGTGTTTGTGTTTACGCCAAAAGGGGATGTCATTGAATTGCCGGCCGGTTCGGTGCCGATTGATTTCGCCTATCGCATCCATTCGGAAATTGGCAATAAAACGATCGGCGCCAAAGTCAACGGCAAAATGGTGCCACTTGATTACAAGCTGCAGACAGGCGACATTGTCGAGATTTTAACATCAAAGCATTCCTATGGGCCAAGCCAAGACTGGCTGAAGCTGGCACAAACGTCACATGCGAAAAATAAAATTCGCCAGTTTTTCAAAAAACAACGTCGCGAAGAAAATATCGAAAAAGGAAAAGAGCTTGTCGAAAAAGAAGTTCGCAGCCTCGGATTTGATGTCAAAGAAATTTTAACAGCGGAAAACGTCAAGCGCGTTGCGGAAAAATTTAATTTTTCGAACGAAGAAGACATGTACGCCGCTGTCGGTTTTCATGGCATTACCGCTGCGCAAATTGCTCACCGTTTAACAGAAAAATGGCGAAAGCAGCGCGATTTGGAAGAACAACAGAAGAAATTGACAGAAACGATGCCGGAAGCAAAGATGCCGATCGCGAAAAAACGCGATTGCGGCATTCGCGTTCAAGGGATGGACAACTTGCTTATTCGTCTGTCGCGTTGCTGTAATCCGGTTCCCGGCGACGAAATTATCGGCTTCATTACGAGAGGCCGCGGAATCTCGGTTCATCGCGTTGATTGCCCCAACGTGCAGCCGGAGGAAATGGCGGACCGCTTAATTTCGGTGGAATGGGAAAGCGATGCGAAATCCAATCGCGAATATAACGTGGAGATTGAAATTACCGGATTTGATCGCCGCGGATTGCTAAACGAAGTGCTGCAGGCAGTGAATGAAACAAAAACGGATATTTCCGCTGTTTCGGGAAGATCCGATCATCGCAATAAAATCGCGACCATTCATATGACGATTGCCATTCGCAATATTGGCCATTTGCAAAAGGTTGTCGACCGAATCAAGCAAATTTCCGATATTTACTCAGTGCAACGAATTATGAACAATTAGAAAGGAAAAGTGAGATGAAAGTAGTAGTGCAACGAGCAAAGCGTGCGAAAGTGACAGTGAATGGCGAAACTGTCGGTTCTATTGGCCACGGCCTCGTTCTTCTTGTCGGTGTCACTCATAGCGATACGATCGAAGACGTGGCGTTTGTCGCCGATAAAATCGCGCATTTGCGCATTTTCGAGGACGAATCTGGAAAAATGAACCTTTCCGTGCTGGATGTTGGCGGAGAAATTTTATCTGTGTCGCAATTTACTTTGTATGGAGATTGCCGAAAAGGCCGGCGCCCGAACTTTATGGAGGCGGCGAAGCCGGATCATGCTTTGCCAATTTATGAAGCGTTGAACGAAGCGCTTCGTCAAAAAGGCATTCGGGTGGAAACAGGAAAGTTTGGCGCGATGATGGAAGTGGAACTAATTAATGACGGTCCGGTTACGTTGATTGTGGAAAGCAAGGAAAAAGCGGGGAACAAATAATGTTCGCCCGTTTTTTTATATCTTAACACGCCATCCTTCCCAAGTAGCCTAAATTTTTTTTTATTTTTTGGCTAACTGGGAAAAATAAAAAAAGATATGGAAGAGGAAGGATGAGCAAAATGCGACATAGCGCTAAAGGGGAATTTGCGCAGCGAAAAGCAAACGAATTATTTTCTATTGATTTTCATGAATTTATGCAAAAAGAGGCGGAACATACGGCGTTTGAATTGGCGTCTGAGTTTGGATTAACGTTAAGAGATGTACAAAAACTAAAAAAGCAAATCTCCCGTTCTTAAAACTTGACAAAACCAATGTTTATCCGTAAGATAAATTACAAAAATTATACATAATAACAACCAATGACGGAGAAAAGTAGTTAAGAATACACATGGCCAGAGAGGAAATGCCTTAGGCTGGAAGCATTTCTCCATGATGACTTAACGAAAGACACTCCGTAGGTTTCCCTTTGAACGTACCGTTTGTGCCAGTAAAAGGGAACGCGAAACATGCGTTATCGGTAAAAAGCGGAAGCATTTTGCTTCAATTAGGGTGGCACCACGGGAATAGCGCTCTCGTCCCTATTTTATATAGGGAAGAAGGGCGTTTTTATTTTGGGTGTAAGGAGGTTTGTCATGGCTTTTCAAATTCCACGAGGAACGCAAGACATTTTGCCTGGTGAAGCGGAAAAATGGCAATATGTCGAAAAAATAGCGCGGGATATTTGCAGGCGTTACAATTATCGCGAAATTCGCACGCCGATTTTTGAACATACGGAATTGTTTTTACGCGGCGTCGGCGATACGACCGACATTGTACAAAAAGAGATGTATACGTTTGAAGACCGGGCGGGAAGAAGCATGACGCTTCGTCCGGAAGGGACCGCTCCGGTGGTTCGCTCATTCGTTGAAAACAAAATGTACGGCGATCCGAATCAGCCAATTAAGTTATATTACATCGGTCCGATGTTCCGCTATGAACGGCCGCAGGCAGGGCGGTTTCGCCAATTTGTTCAGTTCGGCGTTGAAGCGCTTGGAAGCGATGATCCGGCGATTGATGCAGAAGTCATTGCGATGGCGATGGAGTTGTACCAATCATTAGGATTGAAAAAAGTAAGGCTAGTCATTAACAGCTTAGGAGACATAGAAAGCAGAAAGGCGCATCGTCAGGCGTTGATCGATCATTTCCAAAACCGGATTCACGAGCTTTGTGAAGATTGCCAAGTCCGCCTGAAAAAAAATCCGCTTCGCATTTTAGACTGCAAAAGAGACCGTGACCATGAATTAATGGCGACAGCGCCATCGATTCTCGATTATTTAAACGAGGAATCAAGCCGTTATTTTGAAAAAGTAAAAGCTTACTTGACGAAATTGGGAATCCCATTTGAAGTCGATTCTCGTCTCGTGCGCGGATTGGATTATTACAACCATACGACGTTTGAAATTATGAGCGATGCGGAAGGATTTGGCGCGATTACGACGTTATGCGGCGGCGGCCGCTACAACGGCTTAGTGCAAGAAATAGGAGGGCCAGAAACGCCAGGGATTGGGTTTGCGCTAAGCATTGAACGGCTGTTGGCCGCTTTAGACGCGGAAGGAGTTGCGCTGCCGATTAGCCGCGGCATTGACTGCTACGTTGTTGCCGTTGGCGAAAAAGCAAAAGAGGAATCCGTGCGGCTTGTTCACAAGCTGCGGAAAGCGGGAATTGTCGCTGATAAAGATTATCAAGACAGGAAAGTAAAGACGCAATTGAAAGCGGCGGATCGCTTACACGCGAAATTTGTGGCGATTCTCGGCGATGATGAACTTGCGAAAGAAGTAATCAACATGAAAGAGATGAGCACAGGAGAGCAAACAGAAGTGCCGCTACATTCTGTCGTAGACTATTTAAAAGAACGATTGTCGTAGGAGGGATTGCAGGCGTGTTTGGAAGGACTTATTATTGCGGGGAGATCACCGAGAAAGCGGTTGGCGAAAAAGTCGTTTTAAAAGGCTGGGTGCAAAAGCGCCGCGACCTTGGCGGATTAATTTTCATCGATCTTCGCGACCGGACGGGAATCGTGCAAGTTGTGTTCAGCCCGGAAGTATCGAAAGAAGCGTTAAATGTAGCGGAAAAAGTGCGGAATGAATACGTGCTGAGCGTGGAAGGAACCGTCGTTGCCCGCGACGAGGGAACGATCAATCCAAATATTCCAACTGGAAAAATTGAAATTCAAGCAGAACGCGTAACGATCATTAACGAAGCCAAAACACCGCCGTTTACCATCGCCGATCAAACAGACGTAGCCGAAGAAGTGCGCCTTAAATATCGTTATTTAGACTTGCGCCGCCCGGTGATGTTTCGCACTTTGCAATTGCGGCACCGTGTGACAAAAGCCATTCGCGACTTTTTAGACGGAGAAGGCTTTTTGGAAGTGGAAACGCCAATTTTGACGAAAAGCACGCCAGAAGGAGCGCGCGACTATTTAGTGCCAAGCCGCGTTCATCCCGGCGAGTTTTACGCGCTTCCGCAGTCTCCACAAATATTTAAGCAGCTGTTGATGGTGGCCGGATTTGAACGATATTATCAAATTGCTCGCTGTTTTCGCGATGAAGACTTGCGCGCAGACCGCCAGCCGGAGTTTACACAAATCGATATTGAAACATCGTTTATGAGTCAAGAAGATATTATGCAGTTAACGGAACGGATGATGGCGCATGTGATGAAAGTGGCAAAAGGAATCGAAGTTCCCCTTCCATTTCCGCGCATGTCTTATGATGAGGCGATGAGCCGCTATGGTTCGGACAAGCCGGATACCCGCTTTGGTTTAGAACTTGTAGATGTATCAGAAATCGTGAAACATTCTTCCTTCAAAGTATTTGCAGGTGCCGTTGCAAACGGAGGGCAAGTGAAGGCGATTAATGTCAAAGGGGCAGCAAATACATATTCTCGCAAAGATATCGATGCGCTAGCCGAATTTGTTGCACGTTACGGTGCAAAAGGGCTAGCATGGCTGAAGGTGGAAGAAGGCGGATTGAAAGGGCCAATCGCCAAATTTTTCACGGAAGAAGAACAAAGTGGGCTTGTCGAAACGCTTATGGCAGAAGCCGGCGATTTATTGCTGTTTGTCGCCGATCGTAAAGAAGTTGTCGCTGATGCGCTTGGCGCGTTGCGTTTAAAACTTGGAAAGGATTTAAACTTAATTGACGAAACAAAATTTAATTTCCTTTGGATTGTCGACTGGCCGCTATTAGAATACGATGAAGAAGATGGGCGTTATTACGCGGCGCATCATCCGTTTACCATGCCAGTTCGCGAAGATTTGCCGCAATTAGAGACAAGTCCGGAAAAAGTAAGGGCGCAAGCGTATGACTTGGTGCTGAACGGCTATGAGCTTGGCGGCGGTTCGATGCGTATTTTCGAACGGGAAGTGCAAGAAAAAATGTTCCGCGCCCTAGGATTTACGGAAGAGGAAGCGCGCAAACAATTTGGGTTCTTGCTAGAAGCGTTTGAATATGGCACCCCGCCACATGGCGGCATCGCGCTTGGATTGGACCGCATTGTTATGCTGTTAGCGGGACGAACGAACTTGCGCGATACGATCGCGTTTCCAAAAACGGCCAGTGCAAGCTGTTTGCTAACGGAGGCGCCAAGCCCGGTTAGCGAGCGACAGTTAGAAGAATTGCATTTAGTTGTTCAGCCAGAAAAAACAGAGTGAGCGATATTTGCTATTTCGTTGCAAAGATGCAAAGTGTATGATACAATGAACAAAAAGTTAGTCCTGATGTGTTCGTCGTATAACCTATTGTTTTGACCGAACAATAAGTTATGCGGGAGCCCGGAGTTTCCAAGCGGCGTACATGCCTTTAGTGTTCAAGGACGTGCAAACCTTGGAATAGGGCACCCACCTGCTTGGGAGCGGGTTCAAAACGAAGGCATCGACGGCACGATTGGGACTTACGCGCGATGGATGCTGCTACGTATCATTTGCCCAAGTTCCCTATGTAAAGGCGATGCTTTACATAGGGATTTTGTTTTTGTTTTGCCTAAAAATCGGATTGAAATTTGGCGGTTTGTTATTGTAGGATAAAAAGCGGTATGAAAATAAGAACGATGCAACGGAGGGTATAGATGTTACATCAATTTTCACGTAACGAATTGGCAATTGGAAAAGAAGGATTGGAAAAATTAAAAAATGCAACGGTTGCCGTTCTTGGCGTCGGAGGAGTCGGTTCATTTGCTGTCGAGGCGCTGGCGCGTTCCGGGATCGGACGCCTTGTTCTTGTAGATCGGGATAATGTTGATATTACAAATATTAATCGGCAAATTCATGCGCTCCTTTCCACGATCGGTCGCCCCAAAGTGGAATTAATGAAAGAACGCATTGCCGATATTAACCCGGAATGCAAAGTTATCGCGTTGCAAATGTTTTATACGGAAGAGACGTATGAACAATTTTTCAGCTATGATCTTGATTTTGTTATCGATGCTTCCGATACGATCATATATAAAGTCCATTTAATGAAGGAGTGTTTAAAGCGCAACATCCCGATTATTTCGAGCATGGGCGCTGCCAACAAAATGGATCCGACGCGCTTCCGCATCGCCGATATTTCCAAAACCCATACGGACCCGATCGCGAAGGTGATTCGCGCTAAATTGCGTAAAGAAGGGATCCGGAAAGGCATTCCTGTCGTCTTTTCCGATGAAAAGCCGATTATTATTCGTGAAGATGTCCGCAAGGTGGTCGGCAATGATCAATCACCGATTCGCAAAGCGCAAATGCCGCCATCTTCGAACGCGTTTGTTCCATCGGTAGCGGGGCTTATTATGGCTTCATACGTTGTGCGTGAACTTTTGAAAGATATTAAAATTTATCGGGTCGGTGAAGAATAAAAAACGTCGCAGAGCGTTTTCTGCGACGTTTTTTATTAAGATTTGGCGATGTGTTCCAAATTTCCATTTTTGTCCATTCGGAAAATATGGGCTGGCTGTACTCCATACTCTTCTTCTAAGATTAATTTGCGAGCACGTTCCATAATTTTTACTAATGCCTCGTAGTCTTCTTTAACAGTGGATTGCTGTTTTTCCAAACGCTCCAATTGTTTTTGCAGTTTTTCGTTGTGCGTCCGCAATTGCTCATTTTCGTGTTTTAGCTGTTCGTTTTCCATTTTGATCATTTCAAAACGTTCACCATCGGATTTTAACGTTTGCAAAAAAGCGATGCATTGTTCGAGCGTGATGGCAGGGACCGGAAGGAAGGCGGATGTTCCTTGTTGGAAAACGGCGAAATTGGCCGAAAGCGGCTGCGCCTTATTTTCCGATTGCCGTATTTTTTTGGCTTGTTCTAATGCCCGCTTCCGTTCTTTCCGCTGCTTTTTTGCTAATTCAATTGCTTCCACGTATCGTTTCCGAACTTCAGCGTTCCAGCGAAATCCGCATGCTGCCGCTGTCCGGTTTAGGTGATCGCCGACTTCTTCAAACGCAGCAAGCTGCGTGCCCCCTTCGCGAATATACCGCAGCACTGTCTCCGCCAATAAGATATCTTCTTCATGAGTCCAAGCGTCTTGTCGTGTTTTCATTTCACTACACCTCGCAATCCATTTAGATAGATTATATTCTTTCCTCATACTGCAAATTAAACTTTATATTATTTTATCCAAGTTGAAAGTTTACTAATCATTTTTTATAATGGATCTTCATTATGACAACTGGGGCAGATTGGCAGCAAAATAAAGGGCAGTGTCAAAAATTCTATGAAAACTCAGCACTGGAAGGATGCGTTTTAGCGAAAATAAAGGAGATGCCATCGCAATCGCGCTTGACAAACATGTCAATGGTTTGATTTTGGACTAACAAGGGCGAAGGGAACAAAACGAAGGCATATCAAAGAAGCTTCTCTTTCTTAGTCCCATTCCTTGCAGCTTCTTTTTGTAATACGGGCAGTCTTTGCACTTAAATATGAGAAAATCCTTTCTTTCCTTGATCTTTTCGAGTGTTTTCAAACAGTGCGGACAGGCCTTCAAAGGAGTTGGAATGTGTCCAGTACATAACCTAATGGCAAATAAAGAGCATTTTGTCAGAAGGAAACATCCATGTTTTCTCCGGAATTTGATGTTTGCTTAGAATGTCCATTCCCGCCATCATCGAAATAACCATTATCGAAAAAGGCACCAGATTTTCTCTGGTGCCTTTCCACATGAATTATTCTTCTATGTCTTGGAATTTCTTTCTTCTAAATTTGCTTAATGATTCATACACGATTGGGACAATTAAAAGTGTCAGCAATGTGGAGCTTGTTAATCCACCCATAACGGTCACAGCCATTCCTTTCGAAATTAATCCGCTGCCTTCCATTCCTATCGCTAGCGGTATTAATGCTCCAACTGTTGCGAGTGCTGTCATTAAGATTGGACGTAGACGAGTTGCTCCGGCTTCAAGTAAAGCTTCTCTTGTGCTTAGTCCTTCTTTTTCTTTATGAATCACACGGTCGATCAATACGATCGCATTGGTTACGACAATGCCGATTAACATAAGAGCACCGATCATCGCTGAAACACTAATGGTCTCACCCGTTATGAAGAGAGCCAATAATGCCCCAATAATGGTAAACGGTAATGAGAATAGGATGACGAACGGTGTAAGTGCGCCGCCAAATGTTACAACAAGGACAAAATAGACAATCGCAACCGCTGCTATCATCGCTAATCCTAATTGAGTAAATGTTTCGGTAATGTCTTCGGTTACGCCGCCTGTTGATATTTCAACATTTTTAGGCAGCTTAATCTTATCCACTTCTTTTTGCAGGCTTGACGCCACTTTTGATACGTCTTTTGTTTTTACTTGAGCGCTAACCTCTGCATAAATTTTTCCATCCCGACGGGTAATCGTATCGGACGTTTTCCCTTTCTTCACTTCCACTAACTCTTTAATTGGCACTTCAAATCCGAGAGGAGATTGAATCTTTTGATTTGTTAAATCATTGATACTTTCATGGCTTTGTTCTTTCATTTTAAAATATACATTCAGTTCTTTTCCGTCTTTTTCAA contains:
- the aspS gene encoding aspartate--tRNA ligase; amino-acid sequence: MFGRTYYCGEITEKAVGEKVVLKGWVQKRRDLGGLIFIDLRDRTGIVQVVFSPEVSKEALNVAEKVRNEYVLSVEGTVVARDEGTINPNIPTGKIEIQAERVTIINEAKTPPFTIADQTDVAEEVRLKYRYLDLRRPVMFRTLQLRHRVTKAIRDFLDGEGFLEVETPILTKSTPEGARDYLVPSRVHPGEFYALPQSPQIFKQLLMVAGFERYYQIARCFRDEDLRADRQPEFTQIDIETSFMSQEDIMQLTERMMAHVMKVAKGIEVPLPFPRMSYDEAMSRYGSDKPDTRFGLELVDVSEIVKHSSFKVFAGAVANGGQVKAINVKGAANTYSRKDIDALAEFVARYGAKGLAWLKVEEGGLKGPIAKFFTEEEQSGLVETLMAEAGDLLLFVADRKEVVADALGALRLKLGKDLNLIDETKFNFLWIVDWPLLEYDEEDGRYYAAHHPFTMPVREDLPQLETSPEKVRAQAYDLVLNGYELGGGSMRIFEREVQEKMFRALGFTEEEARKQFGFLLEAFEYGTPPHGGIALGLDRIVMLLAGRTNLRDTIAFPKTASASCLLTEAPSPVSERQLEELHLVVQPEKTE
- a CDS encoding bifunctional (p)ppGpp synthetase/guanosine-3',5'-bis(diphosphate) 3'-pyrophosphohydrolase, which codes for MANEQVLTAEQVFEQASRYLSEKDVEFIKKAYEFADRAHRDQYRKSGEPYIIHPIQVAGILVDLKMDPATIAAGFLHDVVEDTEATKGDLEREFGSEVAMLVDGVTKLGKIKYKSQEEQQAENHRKMFLAMAQDIRVILIKLADRLHNMRTLKHLPIEKQRRIANETLEIFAPLAHRLGISKIKWELEDTALRYLNPQQYYRIVNLMKKKRAEREQYLEEVIQEVRERLNEVSIPCEIYGRPKHIYSIYRKMVMQNKQFNEIYDLLAVRIIVNSIKDCYAVLGIIHTCWKPMPGRFKDYIAMPKPNMYQSLHTTVIGPKGEPLEVQIRTFEMHQIAEFGIAAHWAYKEGKTIKPNSFEEKLSWFREILEWQNDASNAEEFMESLKMDLFSDMVFVFTPKGDVIELPAGSVPIDFAYRIHSEIGNKTIGAKVNGKMVPLDYKLQTGDIVEILTSKHSYGPSQDWLKLAQTSHAKNKIRQFFKKQRREENIEKGKELVEKEVRSLGFDVKEILTAENVKRVAEKFNFSNEEDMYAAVGFHGITAAQIAHRLTEKWRKQRDLEEQQKKLTETMPEAKMPIAKKRDCGIRVQGMDNLLIRLSRCCNPVPGDEIIGFITRGRGISVHRVDCPNVQPEEMADRLISVEWESDAKSNREYNVEIEITGFDRRGLLNEVLQAVNETKTDISAVSGRSDHRNKIATIHMTIAIRNIGHLQKVVDRIKQISDIYSVQRIMNN
- the hisS gene encoding histidine--tRNA ligase, which encodes MAFQIPRGTQDILPGEAEKWQYVEKIARDICRRYNYREIRTPIFEHTELFLRGVGDTTDIVQKEMYTFEDRAGRSMTLRPEGTAPVVRSFVENKMYGDPNQPIKLYYIGPMFRYERPQAGRFRQFVQFGVEALGSDDPAIDAEVIAMAMELYQSLGLKKVRLVINSLGDIESRKAHRQALIDHFQNRIHELCEDCQVRLKKNPLRILDCKRDRDHELMATAPSILDYLNEESSRYFEKVKAYLTKLGIPFEVDSRLVRGLDYYNHTTFEIMSDAEGFGAITTLCGGGRYNGLVQEIGGPETPGIGFALSIERLLAALDAEGVALPISRGIDCYVVAVGEKAKEESVRLVHKLRKAGIVADKDYQDRKVKTQLKAADRLHAKFVAILGDDELAKEVINMKEMSTGEQTEVPLHSVVDYLKERLS
- the recJ gene encoding single-stranded-DNA-specific exonuclease RecJ, whose protein sequence is MLIAKTRWDVKRPDESIVKHLVEQLRIDPLIATLLVHRGVRTAEEANAFLYPLKQPFHDPFLLDGMERAIERIQQAIQDGERILVYGDYDADGVSSTTVMVSALKEAGAIVDFYIPNRFTEGYGPNEKAFRWAKEQGFSLIITVDNGIAAVKEIALANELGMDVIITDHHETGPALPEAYEIIHPKKPGSTYPFRELAGVGVAFKVAHALLGDVPRHLLDVVALGTIADLVPLTGENRILVAQGLEQLRNVKRIGLRTLCKQCGIDAEKIDEQTVGFVIAPRMNAVGRLGEADPAVRLLMTEDEEEAKRLAKEMDDLNRERQQLVAEIAEEAAQMIREQFPPSENKVLVVAKEGWNPGVIGIVASRLVEQFYRPTIVLSVDAEKGIAKGSARSIHGFDIFSSLSACRDILPHFGGHPMAAGMTLSLEDVDELRQRLNALADDMLTEDDFTPITSIDAVCSVSDLTMEVAEQLEKFAPFGVGNAKPLFLMENVSVETIRRVGADQSHLKAVFAQNGAAIDSVGFGFGYLRDEIAPDAKVSVVGELVINEWNHLRKPQLMIYDMAVHECQLFDIRGMRDVRPLIAALPPDKRMLIMFREDTADALGIETYKEEICYAASVEEASQLCLDGRYVVLLDMPPSLEIIKMLLRSSLPARIYALFYQRETHFFRTLPTREHFKWFYAFLRKQGMFNLAKYGGELARARGWTEETIWFMAKVFLELEFITQRDGIVSLVPQPAKRDLSESPTYRLKQAQYELESLFLYSTYEQLKRCLFEMKGSQTYEEANA
- a CDS encoding adenine phosphoribosyltransferase, producing the protein MDLKQYVTIVPDFPKPGIMFKDITTLMDKGEVYKYATDQIVQYAREKKIDIVVGPEARGFIIGCPVAYALGVGFAPVRKEGKLPREVVRVEYGLEYGKDVLTMHKDAIKPGQRVLITDDLLATGGTIRATIQLVEQLGGVVAGIAFLIELTELGGRKKLEGYDILTLMQF
- the dtd gene encoding D-aminoacyl-tRNA deacylase → MKVVVQRAKRAKVTVNGETVGSIGHGLVLLVGVTHSDTIEDVAFVADKIAHLRIFEDESGKMNLSVLDVGGEILSVSQFTLYGDCRKGRRPNFMEAAKPDHALPIYEALNEALRQKGIRVETGKFGAMMEVELINDGPVTLIVESKEKAGNK